In a single window of the bacterium genome:
- a CDS encoding EutN/CcmL family microcompartment protein: METGRVRGTLVLNKTLPALAGKKIRVMEEVDVRDVGKPGELIITFDYIGAGEGQLVLYEGGPESAMAFYPVMTGSDANILAIVDDLAM, translated from the coding sequence ATGGAAACAGGACGGGTTCGGGGAACGCTGGTACTGAACAAGACCCTTCCGGCTCTTGCCGGGAAAAAAATCCGGGTAATGGAGGAAGTGGATGTCAGGGATGTCGGTAAACCGGGAGAACTTATCATTACATTCGATTATATCGGTGCAGGCGAGGGACAGCTTGTTCTCTATGAGGGAGGACCGGAGTCTGCGATGGCGTTTTATCCCGTCATGACCGGCTCCGACGCCAATATACTTGCAATCGTCGATGATCTTGCGATGTAA
- a CDS encoding acetate/propionate family kinase codes for MKIVVCNIGSTSFKFQLIDMAGEHVMARGHIERVGSDNARGRFYRGMDGLVVDEERPVKNQREAVRRGLDFLTTEIIGNLSEIDAVGFKTVQAGEENGSVLLTEKVIKAMEEYIDMAPAHNPPYLEAIRMFGELMPSKPLVGVFEPGFHTGRPEYAQVYGTPYEWFEKYGIRKYGYHGASLRYVTGETVRILDLAPDNHRIVACHLGGSSSVCAYRNGVAIDTSMGFSTQTGLIQAARAGDMDPYIIPYIMKKKGISMEDAFRELGSNGGLKGISGTSGDMRDVIEAIGAGSKRAQLARDKYIYDIKFYMGAYILFMEGVDAVCFTGGTGQKDHELRAEVLSSLGFLGFRLDIEANRANSERIDAKDSRIAALVLETNEEIIVARETMRVIS; via the coding sequence ATGAAAATCGTTGTCTGCAACATAGGCTCTACATCGTTCAAATTTCAGCTTATCGACATGGCGGGCGAGCATGTAATGGCCCGCGGTCATATCGAGCGTGTGGGTTCCGATAATGCGCGCGGCAGATTTTACCGCGGCATGGATGGCCTTGTTGTCGATGAAGAGCGCCCGGTCAAAAATCAGCGTGAGGCGGTACGGCGCGGGCTTGATTTTCTTACCACGGAGATTATCGGCAATCTGTCCGAAATCGATGCGGTCGGTTTCAAGACGGTACAGGCAGGAGAGGAAAACGGCTCGGTTCTCCTTACGGAGAAAGTGATCAAGGCCATGGAGGAGTACATCGACATGGCGCCGGCCCATAATCCTCCCTACCTCGAAGCGATACGGATGTTCGGCGAGCTTATGCCCTCGAAACCGCTTGTGGGAGTGTTTGAGCCGGGATTTCATACGGGCAGGCCGGAATATGCACAGGTGTACGGGACTCCGTATGAATGGTTTGAAAAATATGGCATCCGTAAGTACGGCTATCATGGCGCGTCACTGCGGTATGTGACCGGAGAGACTGTCCGGATACTCGATCTCGCCCCGGATAATCACCGGATAGTTGCGTGCCATCTCGGTGGTTCGTCCTCTGTGTGCGCATACAGGAATGGAGTCGCAATCGATACGTCCATGGGTTTCAGCACGCAGACGGGGCTTATTCAGGCTGCCCGCGCCGGGGATATGGATCCGTATATTATCCCGTACATCATGAAGAAAAAAGGGATAAGCATGGAAGATGCGTTCCGCGAGCTTGGCTCGAATGGCGGATTAAAGGGTATTTCCGGCACATCGGGCGACATGAGGGATGTTATCGAGGCGATCGGTGCAGGCAGTAAACGGGCTCAGCTGGCCCGTGATAAATACATCTATGATATCAAGTTCTATATGGGCGCTTATATTTTGTTCATGGAAGGTGTCGATGCCGTCTGTTTCACCGGCGGAACGGGGCAGAAGGATCATGAGCTCCGCGCCGAGGTGCTCTCGTCGCTCGGATTTCTCGGATTCAGGCTCGATATCGAGGCGAACAGGGCGAACAGTGAGCGGATCGATGCGAAGGATTCCCGGATTGCGGCGCTTGTTCTCGAAACGAATGAAGAAATCATCGTTGCCCGTGAAACAATGCGGGTCATTTCCTGA
- a CDS encoding class II aldolase/adducin family protein, with protein sequence MENLEKELREQICEVGRRVWLKGWVASNDGNISARMGDEFIITTPTGVSKGFMTPDMLMKIDMNGNVREGYLKPSSESKIHIEAYKQRDDIRAVLHAHPPVCTGYAVANIPLDFQTLPEIIISLGIIPLAQYGTPSTTELSDSIIGLVKCHDAILLANHGAMTVGKDVMNAYYKMESVEHFAMISLTAHQLGGMKPLSRQNVEKLETIREQFGIKIGGTACLNCGTCYGTQSCELTTKSEYEDLVTEITTKIMKEMKNQ encoded by the coding sequence ATGGAAAACCTCGAAAAAGAGCTTCGTGAACAGATATGCGAGGTCGGAAGGCGTGTCTGGCTCAAAGGCTGGGTAGCTTCAAATGACGGCAATATCAGCGCACGGATGGGTGACGAATTCATCATAACGACACCCACCGGGGTATCAAAGGGATTCATGACTCCGGATATGCTGATGAAGATCGATATGAACGGGAATGTGCGGGAAGGATATCTGAAACCCTCCTCGGAAAGTAAAATCCATATCGAAGCCTACAAGCAGCGCGATGATATCAGGGCGGTTCTCCATGCTCATCCGCCGGTCTGCACCGGGTATGCAGTCGCCAACATTCCGCTCGATTTCCAGACCCTGCCCGAGATTATCATATCCCTTGGTATCATTCCCCTTGCGCAGTACGGAACACCTTCCACAACGGAGCTCTCGGATTCCATTATCGGTCTTGTGAAGTGTCATGATGCCATTCTGCTTGCCAATCATGGCGCCATGACTGTCGGGAAAGATGTTATGAACGCCTATTACAAGATGGAAAGTGTGGAGCATTTTGCCATGATCTCTCTGACCGCTCACCAGCTCGGCGGGATGAAGCCCCTGAGCAGGCAGAATGTCGAGAAACTCGAGACTATCAGGGAGCAGTTCGGCATTAAAATCGGCGGAACTGCCTGCCTGAACTGCGGAACCTGTTACGGCACCCAGAGCTGCGAGCTGACAACAAAATCCGAATACGAGGATCTTGTGACGGAAATAACGACAAAGATTATGAAAGAAATGAAAAACCAATAA
- a CDS encoding type II toxin-antitoxin system HicB family antitoxin — MIPLDYEIIVFKEDTIYVAYCPELDISSCGNTIDHAKEMLKTAVCLFLEEAEKMGTLEDVLGESGYRKDAGGRWFPPRLVATEFVSICPE; from the coding sequence GTGATACCGCTTGATTATGAAATAATTGTTTTCAAGGAAGATACGATATATGTAGCTTATTGTCCGGAGCTTGATATTTCCAGTTGCGGAAATACAATTGACCATGCGAAGGAGATGCTTAAAACGGCGGTTTGTCTTTTTCTCGAAGAGGCAGAAAAAATGGGTACTCTTGAAGATGTTCTTGGTGAGTCAGGGTATAGAAAAGACGCTGGGGGACGGTGGTTTCCTCCAAGGCTTGTCGCAACGGAATTTGTTAGTATATGCCCAGAATAA
- a CDS encoding BMC domain-containing protein, whose amino-acid sequence MASTGKAIGFIETKGFIGAVEAADTMLKAASVSLQGYKKTGSGYIAVMVRGDVAAVKAAVEAGTEAAARVGEVITTQVIASPHEDLEQMI is encoded by the coding sequence ATGGCTTCTACAGGAAAAGCGATAGGGTTTATCGAAACAAAAGGTTTCATCGGTGCGGTCGAAGCCGCTGATACCATGCTCAAGGCTGCTTCGGTGAGCCTTCAGGGATACAAGAAAACCGGCAGCGGTTATATTGCTGTCATGGTTCGTGGTGATGTTGCAGCAGTCAAAGCCGCCGTTGAGGCGGGAACCGAAGCAGCAGCCCGTGTGGGAGAAGTGATAACGACACAGGTTATCGCGAGTCCTCATGAGGATCTGGAGCAGATGATATAA